From a single Calothrix sp. NIES-2098 genomic region:
- a CDS encoding putative glycosyl transferase, group 1 family protein: MTKIWVLTELYFPEQTSTGYLLTNTAEGLAEDYEVKVITGPASNFLQSVDYPCHEFRNNVELFRCRGTNFEKDWLLGRLINILTRSLAIFWKALSLCKDEDVILVVTNPPLLPFIAIFLKLLKGSRCVLLVHDVYPEVLSATGFVSSSSLLVKIGQVANSFLYRQADRIISLGRDMTKLIHAKLPEQEKEKVVCIPNWAENEIIYPTVRDKNKLIQELGVKERFVILYAGNMGKTHGIEYLAEAAKELTIISKDVCWIFLGFGAKKAWLEEYTKSQKLENITILSPRPRNEQVIFLNACDLAVIAFMPGMAGVSVPSRMYNQMAAGKPIVAVADDWSELAEVVREENIGWVIKPGDIEELVRTIQFAANNRDLCAEMGMRAAEVARNKYSFAQTNQAYKILFKEVLSVSSS, encoded by the coding sequence GTGACCAAAATCTGGGTTTTGACGGAACTCTATTTTCCTGAGCAAACTTCTACAGGATATCTACTTACAAACACTGCTGAAGGGTTAGCTGAAGATTATGAGGTCAAAGTAATCACAGGCCCAGCAAGTAATTTTTTGCAATCTGTAGATTATCCTTGTCATGAATTTAGAAATAATGTTGAGTTGTTTAGATGTAGGGGGACTAACTTCGAGAAAGATTGGTTACTTGGAAGATTAATCAATATACTAACGCGCTCTCTAGCAATTTTCTGGAAAGCTCTAAGTCTATGTAAAGATGAAGATGTTATTTTAGTTGTTACTAATCCACCTTTATTACCTTTTATCGCGATATTTCTAAAATTATTAAAAGGCTCTCGTTGTGTCTTACTTGTTCATGATGTTTATCCTGAGGTTTTGAGTGCTACAGGCTTTGTATCTTCCTCATCATTGTTAGTGAAAATTGGTCAAGTTGCTAATTCTTTTCTTTATCGCCAGGCAGATCGAATTATTTCTCTCGGCAGAGATATGACAAAGCTAATTCATGCTAAGTTACCCGAGCAAGAGAAAGAAAAGGTCGTTTGTATCCCAAACTGGGCAGAAAACGAAATTATCTACCCTACTGTTAGAGACAAAAATAAACTAATTCAGGAATTAGGAGTTAAGGAGCGCTTTGTAATTCTGTATGCAGGTAACATGGGAAAAACTCATGGGATTGAGTATTTAGCTGAAGCAGCAAAAGAGCTAACAATAATTAGTAAAGATGTTTGCTGGATTTTTTTGGGTTTTGGCGCTAAGAAAGCTTGGTTAGAAGAATATACAAAGTCTCAAAAATTAGAAAATATTACTATTCTTTCTCCTCGACCGCGCAACGAGCAGGTAATATTTTTGAATGCCTGTGATTTGGCTGTAATTGCTTTTATGCCTGGGATGGCTGGAGTTTCGGTACCTAGCCGGATGTACAATCAAATGGCCGCTGGCAAACCTATCGTTGCTGTTGCAGATGATTGGTCGGAACTAGCTGAAGTTGTGCGAGAAGAAAATATCGGTTGGGTAATTAAACCAGGTGACATTGAAGAATTGGTTCGGACAATTCAATTTGCAGCAAATAATCGGGATTTATGTGCGGAAATGGGAATGAGAGCCGCAGAAGTAGCTAGAAATAAGTATAGTTTTGCTCAAACCAACCAGGCTTATAAAATCTTATTTAAAGAAGTATTGTCAGTATCCTCTTCTTAA
- a CDS encoding NAD-dependent epimerase/dehydratase: MLVTGSSGLIGSEVVAYFADMGWQVHGIDNNMRANFFGPTGDTRWNQKRLQEKFVNFQHHELDIRNRQGCQELLSIIQPDVLVHTAAQPSHDLAASRPFDDFDVNTVGTVNLLEAYYQVQREAGIFIHMSTNKVYGDAPNYIPLKELDSRWDYADIAYLNGIPETFTIDQSKHSLFGASKVAADIYVQEYGRYFGMKTACLRGGCLTGPNHSGVELHGFLSYLVKSNLEGKTYKIFGYKGKQVRDNIHSLDVARAIDAFIEQPISGAVYNIGGGRQNSCSILEAFSLVEEITGKPQIYEYVEQNRIGDHICYISDLSKMRQELKGWDISVNLDRIFIEIVQSWKKRLGI; this comes from the coding sequence ATGCTAGTCACTGGTTCTTCTGGCTTAATTGGTTCTGAAGTCGTTGCGTATTTTGCAGATATGGGATGGCAAGTACATGGTATCGATAATAATATGCGTGCTAATTTTTTTGGTCCTACAGGTGATACTCGTTGGAACCAAAAGCGACTACAAGAAAAATTTGTCAACTTTCAGCATCATGAATTAGACATTCGTAATAGACAGGGATGCCAAGAATTACTATCTATAATTCAGCCTGATGTATTAGTTCATACAGCAGCCCAACCTAGCCATGATTTAGCAGCTTCTCGTCCTTTTGATGATTTTGATGTTAATACTGTTGGGACAGTTAATTTGCTAGAAGCTTACTATCAAGTTCAGCGGGAAGCAGGCATATTTATACATATGAGTACTAATAAAGTATATGGCGATGCTCCCAATTACATTCCGCTTAAAGAACTAGATAGTCGTTGGGATTATGCAGATATAGCATATTTAAATGGTATTCCTGAAACATTTACAATCGATCAGAGCAAGCATTCATTATTTGGTGCTTCTAAAGTAGCAGCTGATATTTATGTGCAAGAGTACGGTAGATATTTTGGGATGAAGACAGCTTGCCTAAGAGGCGGATGTTTAACTGGACCAAATCATTCTGGTGTTGAGCTACATGGTTTCTTGAGTTACCTTGTAAAGTCCAATTTAGAAGGTAAAACATATAAAATTTTTGGTTACAAAGGTAAACAGGTACGCGATAATATTCATTCTTTAGATGTAGCTAGAGCGATTGATGCTTTCATTGAACAACCAATATCTGGAGCAGTTTATAATATAGGTGGAGGAAGGCAGAATAGTTGCTCTATTTTGGAAGCATTTTCTCTAGTTGAAGAGATTACAGGTAAACCCCAAATTTACGAGTACGTTGAGCAAAATCGGATTGGCGATCATATTTGTTATATTTCAGATCTTTCAAAAATGCGACAAGAATTGAAAGGCTGGGATATTTCTGTCAATCTAGATCGGATATTTATAGAAATTGTACAAAGCTGGAAAAAGCGTTTAGGAATTTAG
- a CDS encoding putative glycosyltransferase, giving the protein MKITVCMAAYNGDKYIQLQILSILEQLRDEDELIVIDDCSSDNTTKIIESIKDSRVKLIKNEINIGVIKSFEKALNNVTGNLVFLSDQDDIWLAGKVQNFLEVFQTYPDITLVLSDAQIIDDNGQIIGDSYFQQRGKFVEDPLSNFIKSKHHGCTLAFRQEMLNFFLPFPTDIPMHDIWIGIVNGIYGKAFYIDEPLIQHRRHSNNTGRGAFAHAGILQMITWRFALAKNIVNLLLKQKTIKNLNKAQK; this is encoded by the coding sequence ATGAAAATTACAGTATGTATGGCGGCTTATAATGGAGATAAATATATACAACTTCAAATTTTATCTATTTTAGAACAGTTAAGAGACGAAGACGAATTGATCGTGATTGATGATTGTTCTAGTGACAATACTACAAAAATAATTGAAAGTATTAAAGATTCCAGAGTAAAGTTAATCAAAAATGAAATAAATATAGGGGTGATTAAATCCTTTGAAAAAGCTCTTAACAATGTTACTGGAAATTTAGTGTTTTTAAGCGATCAAGATGATATCTGGCTTGCAGGTAAAGTACAAAACTTTTTAGAAGTATTTCAAACATACCCAGATATTACATTAGTACTGAGTGATGCACAAATTATTGATGATAACGGTCAGATAATAGGAGATTCTTACTTTCAACAAAGGGGAAAGTTTGTTGAAGACCCACTGTCAAATTTTATCAAAAGTAAACATCATGGTTGTACTTTAGCTTTTAGACAAGAAATGCTTAATTTTTTTCTCCCTTTTCCTACTGACATTCCAATGCATGATATATGGATTGGGATAGTTAATGGGATATATGGAAAGGCTTTTTACATAGATGAACCTCTGATACAGCATAGAAGGCATAGTAATAACACAGGTCGTGGAGCCTTTGCTCATGCAGGAATTTTACAAATGATAACATGGCGTTTTGCTCTAGCTAAAAACATTGTAAATTTGCTTTTAAAACAAAAAACAATCAAAAACTTAAATAAAGCACAAAAATAA
- a CDS encoding dTDP-4-dehydrorhamnose 3,5-epimerase produces MQVKQTEIPDVIAIEPQIFGDERGFFYESYNEKALLEKAGIAEHFVQDNHSRSAKNILRGLHYQIQQPQGKLVRVVVGAVFDVAVDLRKSSKSFGQWVGIDLTAENKRQLWIPPGFAHGFVVLSEYAEFLYKTTNYYAPQYERTLMWNDPDLAIAWPIETEPVLSAKDKAGILFRDAEVYA; encoded by the coding sequence ATGCAAGTAAAACAGACAGAAATTCCTGATGTAATAGCGATCGAGCCGCAGATATTTGGAGATGAACGCGGTTTTTTTTATGAAAGTTATAACGAAAAAGCTTTGTTAGAAAAGGCAGGAATTGCTGAACATTTTGTCCAAGACAATCATTCTCGTTCTGCCAAAAATATCTTGCGTGGTTTACACTATCAAATTCAGCAGCCTCAAGGAAAACTTGTAAGAGTGGTAGTAGGAGCAGTTTTTGATGTAGCTGTAGATTTACGCAAAAGCTCTAAAAGTTTTGGTCAATGGGTTGGTATAGACTTGACAGCCGAAAATAAACGGCAACTTTGGATACCACCAGGTTTTGCGCATGGTTTTGTGGTGCTTTCTGAATATGCGGAATTCTTATATAAAACTACAAATTACTACGCACCACAATATGAACGCACGCTGATGTGGAATGACCCCGATTTAGCGATCGCCTGGCCAATTGAAACAGAACCAGTCTTATCTGCTAAAGATAAAGCTGGAATTTTGTTTCGAGACGCAGAGGTATATGCATGA
- a CDS encoding lipopolysaccharide biosynthesis — translation MPTKRDDRDLIDFQEYWPILKRRWPVTAVVIGSVFGLTALVTFVQKPVYESQAKLLFNKQSGVSSLTGLSSQVGELSGLTNLSNPVDTEAEVIRSNPIVQKTIASLNLKDKSGKPLSIEKFLKKLKLKTIRGTDVMQLSYNSTNPEEAATVLNSLMNYYLESNVRTNRAEARSAREFLNRQLPEVEKRVLKAEMALRRFKEQNKVVALEVEAKTGVEGLKDLLGEITKAQAGLADATSRTKALQSQIALNTQQAVEFSTLSQSPGIQQVLTEYQKAEDELAVARTRFSEEHPIVINLAQKAAALRSQLEGRVSQTIGSSEFVPEQNLQIGVLKQNLTEALVKSEVDRLAFTNRVATLRQVYLTNQRRLDILPRLEQQQLQLQRQLQVAKITYEQLMKQLQEVEVIENQNIGNSRVISDALVPEKPVSPIVPLNLGLGGVLAIALGVGAALMLEAADNSLKTIEEVKRLLDYPLLGTIPLAEKPKGVDGEGSAELPVLHNPYSPESAAFEMLQTNLGFSISDKTLKVIVLSSSIPGEGKSFVAANLAVAAAQTGRRVLLVDADMRRPRQHKVWEQSNLIGLSNILVNQAELATTTKEALMTLDLVTAGTIPPNAAALLESKRMVSLIQEATSNYDFVIIDAPPLTAVADAQILGKLVDGILLVVRPGVVDSAAASATKTLLVQSGQRVLGMVVNGITAGSSYGGYYSKGYYHQNGHSKNGKVDVQTLKIRT, via the coding sequence ATGCCTACTAAGCGAGACGACCGTGACCTGATTGATTTTCAAGAATACTGGCCGATACTCAAAAGGCGTTGGCCAGTGACAGCTGTTGTGATAGGCTCCGTGTTTGGTCTAACAGCATTAGTCACTTTTGTGCAAAAACCAGTGTACGAATCACAAGCCAAACTGTTGTTCAACAAACAAAGCGGAGTTTCATCTCTGACTGGTCTATCTTCACAAGTAGGAGAACTGAGTGGTTTGACTAACCTCAGCAACCCCGTGGATACAGAAGCTGAGGTGATTCGCTCAAACCCCATAGTCCAAAAAACCATTGCTAGCCTTAACCTGAAGGATAAATCGGGTAAACCACTCTCAATTGAAAAGTTTCTCAAAAAGCTGAAACTGAAGACGATTCGAGGAACAGATGTCATGCAGCTGTCCTACAACAGTACAAATCCCGAGGAAGCTGCAACGGTACTTAATTCCTTGATGAATTATTACTTAGAAAGCAATGTTCGCACCAATAGAGCTGAAGCTAGGTCTGCAAGGGAATTTTTGAATCGGCAATTACCTGAAGTAGAAAAAAGAGTTTTAAAGGCAGAAATGGCCTTGCGCCGATTTAAAGAACAAAACAAAGTAGTAGCTCTAGAAGTAGAAGCAAAAACTGGTGTTGAAGGTCTAAAGGATTTATTAGGCGAAATTACGAAAGCCCAAGCCGGATTAGCCGATGCTACAAGTCGCACCAAAGCCTTACAAAGTCAAATCGCATTAAATACACAACAGGCTGTGGAATTTAGTACTCTCAGCCAATCTCCAGGGATACAGCAGGTACTGACAGAATATCAAAAAGCAGAAGACGAGTTAGCAGTAGCGCGGACTCGTTTTAGTGAAGAACACCCCATCGTAATTAATCTGGCTCAAAAAGCAGCGGCTTTAAGAAGCCAATTAGAAGGGAGAGTTTCGCAAACCATAGGTAGTTCAGAATTTGTACCAGAGCAAAATTTGCAGATAGGCGTACTGAAGCAGAATTTGACTGAAGCATTAGTCAAATCAGAAGTAGATCGGTTGGCATTTACCAATCGAGTAGCTACATTGCGGCAAGTATACTTAACCAATCAAAGACGCTTGGATATTTTACCTCGGCTCGAACAGCAGCAGCTACAGCTACAGCGACAATTGCAAGTAGCGAAAATTACTTACGAACAGTTGATGAAGCAATTGCAGGAAGTTGAGGTAATAGAGAACCAAAACATTGGTAATTCGCGAGTAATTTCTGATGCTTTAGTTCCTGAAAAGCCAGTTTCTCCGATCGTTCCCTTAAACTTGGGGCTAGGTGGAGTTTTAGCAATTGCCCTAGGTGTAGGTGCAGCACTGATGCTAGAAGCTGCGGATAATTCTCTCAAGACTATTGAGGAAGTCAAACGCTTGTTAGACTATCCTTTATTGGGTACAATTCCGTTAGCTGAAAAACCTAAAGGTGTTGATGGTGAAGGAAGCGCAGAATTGCCTGTACTTCACAATCCTTATTCCCCTGAATCCGCAGCTTTTGAAATGCTACAAACTAACTTAGGTTTTAGCATTTCTGATAAAACGCTGAAAGTAATTGTCCTAAGTAGCTCGATTCCTGGTGAGGGTAAATCTTTTGTGGCCGCAAACTTGGCCGTAGCAGCAGCACAAACAGGACGTCGAGTACTTTTGGTTGATGCAGATATGCGTCGCCCTCGTCAGCATAAAGTTTGGGAACAATCAAATCTGATAGGGCTGAGTAATATTTTAGTTAATCAAGCTGAGTTAGCAACCACCACCAAAGAAGCGCTGATGACTTTAGACTTGGTGACTGCGGGGACAATTCCACCAAATGCAGCCGCACTCCTAGAGTCAAAACGCATGGTGAGTTTGATTCAAGAAGCTACCAGTAATTATGACTTTGTGATTATTGACGCTCCACCTTTAACAGCAGTTGCTGATGCTCAAATATTGGGCAAGTTAGTAGATGGAATTTTGCTAGTTGTGCGTCCTGGTGTGGTTGACTCTGCGGCTGCTAGTGCTACAAAAACTCTGCTAGTGCAGTCTGGACAACGGGTTTTGGGAATGGTTGTCAATGGTATTACTGCTGGTAGCAGCTATGGTGGCTACTATTCCAAGGGTTACTACCATCAAAATGGACACTCCAAGAATGGAAAGGTTGATGTTCAGACACTGAAAATTCGGACTTAG
- a CDS encoding putative glycosyl transferase: MLHQLENLFTKPKSRLTEPLPEFSTYLSFLNSLKLCVSLVAVVKVISHKSENMAGWQGLESLTCLSEDSQIYEIDVRYAWGSEIFKQNLVDHGWSESHLLDKHLKNEHPRHKVIIYLCKSSTGLAQNIFADLPNNFLIGQYWQSIKHCYLLLPLNHPFTLPITIETEVLQRSYATTYFNIEPSLIINSYSKNIKSNWFIQPHPQRKGEGGLRTKGLFKKSTNNKPLISVITAVFNGEKYLEQTIQSVINQSYENVEYIIIDGGSSDKTIEIIKQYENELDYWVSEPDLGISDAFNKGLNLAKGDFINFINSDDLFFSALYFSCLHKLKYRDFYYSKIFFDKEGLTISRALPKSFLLRFKFNVAHETVICSKELLKNNHFPNSLKYAMDFPVLYKAIKNSKNIEFVNMVSVYMRRTGISVQNSMNAQNEVINVLREEKDYIAYIYQVIKAILVKALK; encoded by the coding sequence ATGCTTCATCAATTAGAAAATTTATTTACTAAACCTAAATCTAGGTTAACCGAACCATTACCTGAATTTAGTACTTATCTGTCTTTTCTTAATAGTTTAAAATTGTGCGTTTCCTTGGTTGCTGTAGTCAAAGTAATTTCGCATAAAAGCGAAAATATGGCTGGGTGGCAGGGTTTAGAATCATTAACTTGTCTAAGTGAAGATTCTCAAATTTATGAGATAGATGTCCGCTATGCTTGGGGTTCAGAAATTTTTAAGCAAAATCTTGTCGATCATGGTTGGAGTGAGTCACATCTTTTAGATAAACACCTTAAAAATGAACATCCTCGACACAAAGTAATTATCTATTTATGTAAAAGTTCAACTGGATTAGCACAAAATATATTTGCAGACCTGCCAAATAATTTTCTCATTGGTCAGTATTGGCAGAGTATTAAACATTGTTATTTACTTTTACCATTGAATCATCCTTTCACATTGCCTATCACTATAGAAACAGAAGTTTTACAAAGAAGCTATGCTACAACTTATTTCAATATCGAACCATCCTTAATTATCAATAGTTATAGCAAGAATATCAAGAGTAATTGGTTTATTCAACCTCACCCACAACGAAAAGGAGAAGGTGGTTTAAGAACTAAAGGTTTATTTAAAAAATCAACTAATAATAAACCTTTAATCTCTGTGATTACAGCAGTTTTTAATGGAGAAAAATACTTAGAACAAACCATTCAATCTGTAATTAATCAATCTTATGAAAACGTAGAATACATTATTATTGATGGAGGTTCTTCAGATAAAACGATAGAAATTATTAAACAATATGAAAATGAACTGGATTATTGGGTGAGCGAGCCAGATCTAGGGATAAGTGATGCTTTTAACAAAGGACTCAACTTGGCCAAAGGAGATTTTATTAATTTTATTAACTCAGACGATTTATTTTTTTCTGCGTTGTACTTTTCATGTTTGCACAAACTGAAATATCGAGACTTTTATTATTCAAAAATATTTTTTGATAAAGAAGGTTTAACTATTAGTAGAGCATTGCCAAAAAGCTTTCTTTTGAGATTTAAGTTCAATGTTGCTCATGAGACAGTTATATGCTCAAAAGAACTGCTAAAAAATAATCATTTTCCAAACTCACTTAAATATGCTATGGACTTTCCTGTTTTATATAAAGCTATTAAAAATTCTAAAAATATAGAATTTGTAAATATGGTATCTGTTTACATGAGAAGAACAGGCATCAGCGTGCAAAATAGTATGAATGCTCAGAACGAAGTAATTAATGTTTTGCGAGAAGAGAAAGACTATATTGCATATATATATCAAGTCATCAAAGCCATACTAGTAAAAGCTTTGAAATAG
- a CDS encoding polysaccharide biosynthesis protein: protein MNDKLLKNGLYNAAAGAIRIGLAVLTIPVLIRLIGVEEYGLWTLASAVVTMVTLAEAGLSTTTTVFVSQDLSREDSESLSQTLTITVGAMLILATLAAIALWLGAENLVNYFPKLENSQRLAAVQALQIAGIVVWARLLQQVIIGVEQAYQQYAAMNIVITIQSVASNVGLLIVAGLGGKTLALMQYQAIINLGILIAHIWLGWLILRHLQLYPVWNRKKILVITRYSLMTWLASLGGVLFTQCDRIIVGGLMGTEILGVYAAITNITSQINVLSALIVQPLLPALSNLIANPQEYLLILKSQIKRAFQVNILTALGIGILLFISAYLVMYLIMPSKVTDEIILAFRIATIIYTTYSMNAVGYYILFAVDAVQINLVINLLSGILSLSLIYFLGSRLGLTGAILGNAGYLLSLLFIPYALKQIHLLEMRNIKNGITH from the coding sequence GTGAACGATAAATTATTAAAAAATGGGCTATATAATGCTGCGGCAGGAGCCATTAGGATTGGATTAGCTGTACTCACAATACCTGTATTAATTCGCTTGATTGGCGTTGAAGAGTATGGGCTATGGACACTAGCTTCTGCTGTGGTGACAATGGTTACTTTGGCTGAGGCTGGTCTTTCCACAACCACAACTGTATTTGTATCGCAAGATTTAAGCAGGGAAGATAGTGAAAGCCTATCGCAAACTTTAACAATAACTGTTGGAGCAATGCTGATATTGGCTACTCTAGCAGCGATCGCTCTTTGGTTGGGTGCAGAAAATCTTGTAAATTATTTTCCTAAGTTAGAAAATAGTCAGCGTTTGGCGGCTGTACAAGCACTGCAAATCGCGGGAATAGTAGTTTGGGCAAGATTGCTTCAGCAAGTCATCATCGGTGTAGAGCAAGCCTATCAGCAATATGCTGCTATGAACATTGTGATAACTATACAGTCAGTAGCCAGTAATGTGGGACTGTTAATTGTTGCTGGGTTAGGAGGAAAAACGCTTGCTTTAATGCAGTATCAAGCCATCATCAATCTGGGAATATTGATTGCTCATATCTGGTTAGGGTGGTTAATCCTGCGGCATCTTCAGCTGTATCCTGTATGGAACCGTAAAAAGATATTAGTTATTACTCGCTACAGTTTGATGACATGGCTTGCTTCTTTAGGAGGAGTTTTATTTACGCAGTGCGATCGCATAATTGTTGGCGGATTAATGGGTACAGAAATTCTGGGTGTTTATGCAGCTATCACAAATATTACTTCGCAAATCAATGTTTTGTCAGCATTAATTGTGCAACCACTGCTTCCTGCATTAAGTAATTTGATAGCCAATCCTCAAGAATATTTACTAATATTAAAATCTCAGATAAAACGAGCATTTCAAGTTAATATCTTGACTGCTTTAGGAATAGGTATTCTCTTATTTATCAGTGCATATCTGGTTATGTACTTAATCATGCCATCAAAAGTAACAGATGAAATTATATTAGCTTTTCGCATTGCTACTATCATCTATACTACTTATTCCATGAATGCAGTAGGATACTATATTCTGTTTGCAGTTGATGCTGTGCAAATAAATTTAGTTATTAATCTACTCAGTGGTATATTGTCTTTGAGCTTAATATATTTCCTCGGTTCCCGCTTAGGATTGACTGGTGCTATTTTAGGTAATGCTGGTTACTTATTAAGTCTATTATTTATTCCTTATGCTTTAAAACAAATACATTTATTAGAAATGAGAAATATAAAAAATGGCATTACTCACTGA
- a CDS encoding sugar transferase — MFNIPFHGYRGSIQLLKIPRFMPVLLLVGDIFSLFVCLGVAFWLRQGQIFEAFAPVVCVFILLVLAGLYLADTYHPDTQIAGLRAPARIVISSAIVGAIAYALIYLLGWGQHALIEQGILLVSLGIFTIWAVIFRLWAVKWLRSHAEQSLWLMLGAGKSGIKFAQLFLEHNPLGRLVVLAEPEPELSELAKSSSQLSYGGAFNDLSAWSQQSWSGVVVASPMDFSDTQVQQLMQLRLQGIPTYRLPDICETLWYKLPSSLLEDSWLAFSAGFNLVPGGISLKVKRLVDLILAGLLLIFLFPLMLLAIVAIKLDSPGSVFYSQVRTGLYGKPFRVYKFRSMYQDAEKRGAQWASQRDPRITRVGYWLRVLRIDELPQIFNVLRGDMSLIGPRPERPEFDVKLKEAIPYYELRYLVKPGITGWAQVLYPYGASVEDAYEKLAYDLYYIKNYSLWLDIAIAFKTVRVVLLGKGR; from the coding sequence ATGTTCAATATACCATTTCACGGTTACAGGGGAAGCATTCAATTACTCAAAATCCCACGCTTCATGCCTGTATTGCTTTTGGTAGGAGATATTTTCAGCTTATTTGTCTGTTTGGGGGTGGCCTTTTGGTTACGCCAAGGTCAAATATTTGAGGCTTTTGCTCCGGTTGTTTGCGTATTTATACTGCTAGTTCTGGCAGGTCTTTATCTGGCAGATACGTATCACCCAGATACTCAGATAGCAGGTTTGCGTGCTCCGGCTCGGATTGTGATTAGCAGTGCGATCGTTGGTGCGATCGCTTATGCCTTAATTTACCTACTGGGTTGGGGTCAGCACGCACTGATAGAGCAAGGAATTTTACTTGTTAGCCTAGGAATATTTACCATCTGGGCAGTAATCTTCAGATTATGGGCAGTTAAGTGGTTGCGATCGCACGCCGAGCAAAGTCTGTGGTTAATGCTAGGTGCAGGCAAAAGCGGTATAAAATTTGCCCAATTGTTCCTCGAACACAACCCATTGGGACGATTGGTAGTGCTTGCAGAACCAGAGCCAGAACTGAGCGAATTAGCCAAAAGCTCATCTCAGTTAAGTTACGGAGGTGCTTTCAATGACTTGTCTGCTTGGAGTCAGCAATCTTGGTCAGGGGTAGTAGTAGCCAGCCCAATGGATTTTTCGGATACCCAGGTGCAGCAGTTAATGCAACTACGACTGCAAGGTATTCCAACTTACAGGCTACCAGATATTTGCGAAACCCTATGGTACAAACTCCCATCTTCCCTACTAGAGGATAGCTGGTTAGCTTTTAGCGCTGGTTTTAACTTAGTACCTGGTGGTATTAGCTTGAAGGTGAAGCGGTTGGTAGACCTGATACTGGCAGGTTTGTTACTAATCTTTTTATTTCCATTGATGCTATTAGCAATAGTGGCAATCAAGCTGGACAGTCCAGGTTCAGTGTTTTACAGTCAAGTCCGTACAGGATTGTACGGTAAGCCATTTAGGGTTTACAAATTTCGCTCCATGTATCAGGATGCTGAAAAACGAGGGGCACAATGGGCAAGTCAACGAGATCCGCGAATTACGAGAGTAGGGTATTGGCTGCGAGTTTTGCGAATTGACGAACTACCACAAATTTTTAACGTGCTACGCGGAGATATGAGTCTGATTGGCCCCCGTCCAGAAAGACCAGAGTTTGATGTCAAGCTCAAAGAAGCAATTCCTTACTACGAGTTGCGTTATTTAGTAAAACCGGGAATTACAGGCTGGGCCCAGGTGCTTTATCCCTATGGTGCTTCAGTTGAGGATGCTTATGAAAAGCTGGCTTACGACCTCTACTACATCAAAAATTATTCCTTATGGTTGGATATAGCGATCGCCTTTAAAACTGTTAGGGTTGTTTTGTTAGGAAAAGGTAGATGA
- a CDS encoding dTDP-4-dehydrorhamnose reductase has protein sequence MKILLTGVTGQLGWELQRTLLTIGEVIPVGRSVSDPSLQMDLAQLDSIRRTIREVKPDLIINPAAYTAVDKAESEPELAMAINGIAPGAIAQEAKQLGAAVIHYSTDYVFDGKKNTAYTEQDQTNPQNIYGKTKLAGEQAIASVGVPHLILRTSWVYSLRSKNFLLTMLRLAQEREEIRVVDDQIGAPTWSRTIAEATAQILSQAPENISDFLASRGGLYHLTASGQTSWYGFAKAIFELDEKKSDRKLQRLIAITSQEYPTPASRPAYSLLDSQKLSNTFGLLLPDWERSLELVMQK, from the coding sequence ATGAAAATTCTCTTGACAGGTGTAACTGGACAACTAGGTTGGGAATTGCAGCGCACCCTGCTGACTATAGGTGAAGTCATACCTGTGGGGCGTAGTGTCAGTGACCCAAGTTTGCAAATGGATCTAGCTCAACTAGATAGTATTCGCCGCACTATTAGGGAAGTCAAACCAGACTTAATTATCAACCCGGCGGCTTATACAGCAGTAGATAAAGCAGAATCAGAACCAGAATTAGCAATGGCGATTAACGGTATTGCGCCAGGCGCGATCGCCCAAGAAGCCAAGCAATTAGGTGCAGCTGTTATTCACTATTCCACAGATTATGTCTTTGATGGTAAAAAAAATACTGCATATACTGAGCAAGACCAAACCAATCCGCAAAACATCTACGGTAAAACAAAGCTCGCAGGAGAACAGGCGATCGCATCTGTTGGCGTACCGCATTTAATTTTACGTACTAGTTGGGTTTATAGCTTGCGAAGTAAGAATTTTTTACTCACAATGTTAAGGCTGGCTCAGGAACGCGAAGAAATCAGAGTTGTTGATGACCAAATCGGCGCACCTACTTGGAGTCGCACAATCGCTGAAGCCACAGCCCAAATTCTATCTCAGGCTCCAGAGAATATATCTGATTTTTTAGCAAGTAGAGGTGGACTGTATCACTTAACTGCTAGCGGACAGACTAGCTGGTATGGATTTGCCAAAGCAATTTTTGAGCTTGATGAGAAAAAGAGCGATCGCAAGTTGCAAAGATTGATTGCGATTACTTCTCAGGAATATCCCACACCAGCCAGCAGACCAGCTTATTCGTTATTAGACAGTCAGAAATTATCTAATACATTCGGATTGCTTTTACCAGATTGGGAAAGAAGTTTAGAGTTAGTGATGCAGAAATAA